In Phormidium yuhuli AB48, one genomic interval encodes:
- a CDS encoding beta strand repeat-containing protein, with the protein MDGGKPVTTILEDTDNILIGDDNNNLLEGTAVGVILGLDGDDTLLSALNPTEPGSTLFGNAGNDYLRSRGIGDRVFGGDGNDTLINENGRAILLGDQGNDYLLARDSRTTLFGGGSGEDSPDDGNNLLISQGGKNILVGGGGNDTLLGLLGGDTMAGRGGDDVLIGGPQGKNFLFGNRGLDSLLSISVGRPDSLYGGQGDDSLVVGSESSADNPLLVGGLGSDSLRLESDSVDGALLLGDVGLSGQFEGTDAGDDYLYVSAGNNHQLFGNAGNDSLLLGVNVGVGISLFGGRGNDLLMGTGAANLKAFGDKGDDTLILAGSDSEFWGDNPFMTSGFGNNTVIGIGIGNTLRGGNDFATGTNAGNNHLIAKLGDLELAEGQESKNLLMGGAGDDTLDASQSGPGDTLIGGLDGAGNNTYIFRAGQYIQPDLSGINTYIGIGADTSLAVTVRAQDVIQGEGNFFIIGNQNNILFLEKGGIIADNGDKVNIIDISGDASGITKTGGGNDQLTLGNVSGSVDAGGGNDTITVANSVSGIINGGAGNDLITVNGSISVASGGLINGGDGDDTILLQGAVFGQVKGGTGKNKITALSLKDGGVIDCSEGENSISLTNVFGGGRVIVGGISNSVNVNLAYSGASFTALSGNNSILLDSLSAPTDAEGNFVSSDKAITLSGGNGDDFIGLRRGGAILSGSIGVSLNLSATGGNNIMQSGGFADVITVGKGDDIIYGGKASFSNNQYNGFDLNAADAAKIANNFRFVSDGDLINLSKGGQNKIVFQSKVETGFELQGAFNRNRTQFITLGTDGTQDLNLSRDLSDRNLLVGTSGQFLTSNSGTTVTQGVFSGAIGVDTLTNFNITRDQIVLDESIFTLNAAAGIQLFQGRGALYGVIADGFGGSNYGQFDNVINGSGYFHESFVIGATSAAATTLIDFNTPGQLYFDTRGRGLYLGFDQGAKLIAHLPQVNLRGAIGAKVENTFVVSQRITQLDDEGLVNLF; encoded by the coding sequence ATGGATGGAGGTAAACCCGTGACGACAATCCTAGAAGACACAGACAATATCCTCATCGGCGACGACAACAACAACCTCCTCGAAGGCACCGCCGTCGGCGTCATCCTCGGTCTCGACGGAGACGACACCCTCCTCAGCGCCCTCAACCCCACCGAACCCGGCAGCACCCTCTTCGGCAACGCCGGCAACGACTATCTCCGCAGCCGAGGCATCGGCGACCGAGTCTTCGGCGGCGACGGCAACGACACCCTCATCAACGAAAACGGTCGCGCCATCCTCCTCGGCGACCAAGGCAACGACTACCTCCTGGCCCGCGACAGTCGCACCACCCTCTTCGGCGGCGGCAGCGGCGAAGACAGTCCCGACGACGGCAACAACCTCCTCATCTCCCAAGGGGGCAAAAACATCCTCGTCGGCGGCGGCGGCAACGACACCCTCCTCGGACTCCTCGGCGGCGACACGATGGCCGGCCGTGGCGGTGACGACGTTCTCATCGGCGGACCCCAAGGCAAAAACTTCCTCTTCGGCAACCGCGGCCTCGACAGCCTCCTCTCCATCAGCGTCGGCCGCCCCGACAGTCTCTACGGCGGCCAAGGAGACGACAGCCTCGTCGTCGGCAGTGAAAGCAGCGCCGACAACCCCCTCCTCGTCGGCGGCCTCGGCAGCGACAGCCTGCGCCTGGAAAGCGACAGCGTGGACGGCGCCCTCCTCCTCGGCGACGTCGGACTCAGCGGTCAATTTGAAGGCACCGACGCCGGCGACGACTACCTCTACGTCAGCGCCGGCAACAACCACCAACTCTTCGGCAACGCCGGCAACGACAGCCTCCTCCTGGGTGTCAACGTCGGCGTCGGCATCTCCCTCTTCGGCGGTCGCGGCAACGACCTCCTCATGGGAACCGGCGCCGCCAACCTCAAAGCCTTCGGCGACAAAGGCGACGACACCCTCATCCTCGCCGGCAGCGACTCCGAATTTTGGGGCGATAACCCCTTCATGACCAGCGGTTTCGGCAACAACACCGTCATCGGCATCGGCATCGGCAACACCCTACGCGGCGGCAACGACTTCGCCACCGGAACCAACGCCGGCAACAACCACCTCATCGCCAAACTCGGCGACCTGGAACTAGCCGAGGGTCAAGAAAGCAAAAACCTCCTCATGGGAGGCGCCGGCGACGACACCCTCGACGCCAGCCAAAGCGGTCCCGGAGACACCCTCATCGGCGGACTCGACGGCGCCGGCAACAACACCTACATCTTCCGCGCCGGTCAATACATCCAACCGGACCTCTCCGGCATCAACACCTACATCGGCATCGGCGCCGACACCAGCCTCGCCGTCACGGTCCGGGCCCAAGACGTGATTCAAGGGGAAGGCAACTTCTTCATCATCGGCAACCAAAACAACATCCTCTTCCTAGAAAAAGGGGGAATCATCGCCGACAACGGCGACAAGGTCAACATCATCGACATCAGCGGCGACGCCTCCGGCATCACCAAAACCGGCGGCGGCAACGACCAACTCACCCTCGGCAACGTCTCCGGCAGCGTTGACGCCGGCGGCGGCAACGACACCATCACCGTCGCCAACAGCGTCAGCGGCATCATCAACGGCGGCGCCGGCAACGACCTCATCACCGTCAACGGGTCTATCTCCGTGGCCAGCGGCGGTCTCATCAACGGCGGCGACGGCGACGACACCATCCTCCTCCAAGGCGCGGTCTTCGGCCAAGTCAAAGGAGGAACCGGCAAAAACAAAATCACGGCCCTCTCCCTCAAAGACGGCGGCGTCATCGACTGTAGCGAAGGAGAAAACAGCATCAGCCTCACCAACGTCTTCGGCGGCGGTCGAGTCATCGTCGGCGGCATCTCCAACAGCGTCAACGTCAACCTCGCCTATTCCGGCGCCAGTTTCACGGCCCTCTCGGGCAACAATAGCATCCTCCTCGACAGTCTCAGCGCCCCCACCGACGCCGAGGGCAACTTCGTCAGCAGTGACAAAGCCATCACTCTCAGCGGCGGCAACGGCGACGACTTCATCGGTTTGCGTCGAGGCGGCGCCATCCTCAGCGGGTCCATCGGCGTCAGCCTCAACCTCAGTGCCACCGGCGGCAACAACATCATGCAATCGGGAGGGTTTGCGGACGTCATCACCGTGGGCAAAGGGGACGACATCATCTATGGTGGTAAGGCCAGCTTCAGCAACAACCAATACAACGGCTTCGACCTCAACGCCGCCGACGCCGCCAAAATCGCCAACAACTTCCGCTTTGTCAGCGACGGCGACCTTATCAACCTCAGCAAAGGCGGTCAGAACAAAATCGTCTTCCAATCGAAAGTCGAGACTGGCTTTGAACTGCAAGGGGCCTTCAACCGCAACCGCACCCAGTTCATCACCCTAGGAACGGACGGAACCCAGGACTTGAATCTCTCCCGAGACCTCAGCGATCGCAATCTCTTAGTCGGAACCAGCGGTCAATTCCTAACCAGCAACAGTGGCACCACGGTCACCCAAGGGGTTTTCTCCGGTGCGATTGGTGTAGACACCCTAACCAACTTCAACATCACCCGCGACCAAATCGTCCTCGACGAAAGTATCTTCACCCTAAACGCCGCCGCCGGCATCCAACTCTTCCAGGGTCGCGGGGCCCTCTACGGCGTCATTGCCGACGGGTTTGGTGGCAGCAACTACGGCCAGTTCGACAACGTCATCAACGGCAGCGGCTACTTCCACGAATCCTTCGTCATTGGGGCCACCAGTGCCGCCGCCACCACCCTCATCGACTTCAATACTCCGGGTCAACTCTATTTTGACACGCGAGGACGAGGGTTATACCTCGGCTTTGACCAAGGAGCGAAACTCATCGCGCACCTTCCCCAAGTAAACCTCCGAGGAGCGATTGGGGCCAAAGTTGAGAATACCTTTGTCGTCTCGCAACGAATCACCCAACTCGACGATGAAGGTCTAGTGAACCTCTTCTAA
- a CDS encoding calcium-binding protein — MTNIENNDEMMMQEATDNRVLLSENGENFVSTEVQEVQGRDGDDTIIGALNAVEPGSTLFGNAGDDYIRSRGIGDRVFGGRGNDTIVNDNGRAIIYGDLGNDFIIAKDSNTTLFGGRSFGEPSSDEGKNILLSLGGKNILKGGGGDDSLVGEEGGDTMAGNSGNDTIFGGPRGASFLFGNKGNDMLFSRAKDNPDTMFGGQGNDMIEVTAQSTADAPRLFGGVGDDTLIIAGSDGQVNGAILVGDVNPDGTFGGSDGDEGKNYLLAESGENHQLFGNSGNDTLKVGVNIGVGVSLFGGRGDDVLLGGTDADSAVTGMKAYGDKGNDTLIFVGSDSEFWGDNPNITTGFGNNFIQITGKSNVLRAGNKNSTGTDSGNNQIIAIAPELAEGEATNNTLWGGAGDDTINAGSSGPGDVLIGGPNGGEGNNTYIFGNQQTIELDTIGVNTYIGVNALETTVTVRPTDRIGGESNFVVSGDQSGVHQIEAGGVKTGAGNDFISIGEATGQTNAGDGSDTLNLGNVGGTDADALPNTVSGGAGNDVINVTGTDGVRANAVLDGGAGDDTITISEGAVLGKVLGGDGNDIIRTKFLGQAGGDEIGLIDGGAGNDTISIDTMFGGAKVIGGDGDDSINVGVALAGATLQGGPGGGNKIILRGVGTDEGFEGENSVINITGGAGADVLGVGTGATYVSGTDAVRFNIDGGAGNDIIQGGRFGDTLKGGAGNDIIYGGAPNVSGNAINGFDLGVLANLKRAGTDEAINLLAFGDGDLIDVSGGDDTVVFRSTNETGAIQSFFAGSGFLGSSAANGAIQIGSNAPLVGNANRFLVGVDGKAFTKTTLGSTADALAFFTGAFNVDTLTGFRVESGAAGDRIFLDSTAFPFTVSGSIASFEGRGGLFGRIFDGSGAVSGGTVYTEPANVIRPDGAFFEAFVLGATGSAQLAAVDFNNGTTTSLYYDKTSGGLYLGTGNSGADLIAVLPVGLNLSGPASDIISVGGIGDFAQPGISLF, encoded by the coding sequence GTGACTAATATCGAAAATAACGACGAAATGATGATGCAAGAAGCAACCGACAATCGGGTGCTTCTCAGCGAAAACGGCGAAAACTTCGTCAGTACCGAAGTCCAAGAAGTCCAAGGACGAGACGGCGACGACACCATCATCGGCGCCCTCAACGCCGTCGAACCCGGCAGCACCCTCTTCGGGAACGCCGGTGACGACTACATCCGTAGCCGAGGCATTGGCGACCGAGTCTTTGGCGGACGCGGTAACGACACCATCGTCAACGATAACGGACGAGCCATTATCTACGGTGACTTAGGAAACGACTTCATCATTGCCAAAGACAGCAACACCACCCTATTCGGCGGTCGCAGCTTCGGTGAACCCAGTTCAGACGAAGGCAAAAACATCCTTCTGTCCCTCGGCGGCAAAAATATCCTCAAAGGCGGCGGCGGTGACGATAGCCTCGTCGGTGAAGAAGGTGGCGACACCATGGCCGGCAACAGCGGCAACGACACCATCTTTGGTGGTCCCCGGGGTGCAAGCTTCCTGTTTGGCAACAAGGGGAACGACATGCTCTTCTCCCGTGCCAAAGATAACCCCGACACCATGTTTGGTGGACAGGGGAATGACATGATTGAGGTCACTGCCCAAAGTACCGCCGATGCACCACGCCTCTTTGGTGGAGTCGGTGACGATACCCTCATTATCGCAGGCTCTGATGGACAAGTTAACGGAGCTATCTTAGTCGGTGACGTCAACCCCGACGGCACCTTCGGTGGGTCTGACGGCGATGAAGGTAAGAACTATCTCTTAGCCGAATCCGGTGAAAACCATCAACTCTTCGGCAACTCCGGTAACGACACCCTTAAAGTCGGCGTCAACATCGGCGTTGGCGTGTCCCTCTTTGGCGGTCGCGGCGACGACGTCCTCCTGGGTGGAACTGATGCGGACAGTGCTGTAACGGGCATGAAAGCCTACGGGGATAAAGGAAACGACACCCTAATCTTCGTCGGTAGCGACTCTGAGTTCTGGGGTGATAATCCCAATATCACCACCGGTTTCGGTAACAACTTCATCCAAATCACCGGGAAGAGCAATGTCCTGCGGGCAGGGAACAAAAACTCCACCGGAACTGACTCTGGCAATAACCAAATTATCGCCATTGCTCCTGAACTCGCCGAAGGTGAAGCAACCAACAATACCCTCTGGGGTGGTGCCGGTGACGATACTATCAACGCTGGCAGCAGTGGTCCGGGAGATGTCCTCATCGGCGGTCCCAACGGCGGTGAAGGGAACAACACCTACATCTTTGGTAACCAGCAGACCATTGAACTCGATACCATTGGTGTCAATACCTACATTGGTGTTAACGCCCTAGAAACGACGGTCACCGTCCGACCCACCGACCGAATTGGTGGTGAGTCGAACTTCGTCGTCAGCGGAGACCAAAGTGGCGTCCATCAAATCGAAGCCGGTGGTGTCAAAACCGGTGCGGGTAATGATTTCATCTCCATTGGTGAGGCAACTGGTCAAACCAATGCTGGAGATGGAAGCGATACTCTCAACTTAGGGAACGTCGGCGGAACCGATGCTGACGCACTTCCCAACACCGTTAGCGGTGGTGCTGGTAATGACGTCATTAACGTTACTGGAACCGATGGGGTTCGGGCTAATGCCGTGCTTGATGGCGGAGCGGGTGATGACACCATTACCATTTCTGAGGGCGCGGTCTTAGGTAAAGTCCTAGGCGGTGATGGCAATGACATTATCCGGACGAAATTCCTCGGTCAAGCCGGTGGTGATGAAATTGGCCTCATTGATGGTGGAGCTGGGAATGATACGATTTCCATCGATACCATGTTTGGTGGCGCTAAAGTCATCGGTGGAGATGGAGATGACTCCATCAATGTTGGGGTAGCCCTCGCTGGTGCGACCTTGCAAGGGGGTCCTGGTGGCGGTAACAAAATCATCCTTCGGGGTGTCGGAACGGATGAAGGCTTTGAGGGTGAAAACTCGGTCATCAATATCACCGGCGGCGCGGGGGCTGATGTCCTCGGGGTTGGAACCGGTGCCACCTACGTCAGTGGCACGGATGCCGTCCGCTTCAATATTGACGGTGGTGCTGGCAATGACATCATCCAGGGGGGACGTTTTGGCGATACTCTCAAGGGTGGTGCGGGTAATGACATCATTTATGGTGGTGCTCCAAATGTCTCTGGTAACGCCATCAATGGCTTCGATCTAGGCGTTCTCGCTAACCTGAAACGTGCCGGCACAGACGAGGCAATCAACCTTCTCGCTTTTGGTGATGGTGATCTGATTGATGTCAGTGGTGGCGACGACACTGTTGTCTTCCGCTCCACGAATGAGACCGGTGCCATTCAAAGCTTCTTTGCGGGTAGCGGCTTTTTGGGTTCATCTGCCGCCAATGGCGCTATCCAGATTGGCAGTAATGCTCCTTTGGTGGGCAATGCCAACCGCTTCCTAGTTGGTGTAGATGGAAAAGCCTTTACCAAAACTACGCTTGGTTCGACTGCTGATGCTCTCGCTTTCTTCACCGGTGCGTTTAACGTCGATACTCTAACAGGTTTCCGAGTTGAGTCGGGTGCAGCGGGCGATCGCATCTTCTTGGACAGCACTGCATTTCCTTTCACTGTATCTGGTTCAATCGCCTCGTTTGAGGGACGTGGAGGCTTGTTCGGCCGTATTTTTGATGGTTCTGGTGCTGTAAGTGGTGGTACTGTTTACACAGAGCCTGCCAACGTCATCAGGCCTGATGGAGCCTTCTTCGAAGCCTTCGTTCTTGGTGCAACTGGGTCAGCTCAGCTAGCCGCAGTTGACTTTAATAACGGCACAACAACTTCCTTGTACTACGATAAAACATCTGGTGGACTGTACTTAGGAACTGGTAATAGCGGTGCAGACCTCATCGCTGTCCTCCCGGTAGGACTAAACCTTAGTGGTCCAGCAAGTGACATTATCTCTGTTGGAGGAATCGGCGACTTCGCTCAACCGGGTATTTCCTTGTTCTAA
- a CDS encoding CHASE2 domain-containing protein yields the protein MARSLFSDSTGRWPQSSLRSSGWGGFPPSGRRRSSRNFSGHPPQDYGPGVCDWLQGYWRGVLRTALLVALLVGLVTALGGLAALERGLLDRWMRWRPLERLDERVVIVEVTEGDLRRIGELPLSDQLLAQGLERLIQGQPRVIGLDLYRDMPQEPGHDRLQEILETTPNLIGIEKALEEPVAAPQTLQTAGRVALADVLEDRDGVVRRALVSVMLEGEPRMTLSTHLALMYLREEGVTLDPSPNCRSCYTLGQAQLRPLPHQMGAYSEPTRGGYQLLLNYRRGNPSFDRIGFTELLEGQVSPERWRDRVVLIGSTAVSGKDFFGTPYGLGPRAMSGVEVQAQMTSQLLAAALDGRALLRVWTLVQELFWLSGWSLLATASLWWLLGWGRQGALDSLGVGGVRLGDRLPLLLLFTLHVGVYWLLLGGLGYLAFRGGWLIPVISPGMATLGVSIWVSHHYRYWQLQRSHAQLEVVNLRLWEYSQELEQKVCDRTQALEIAKQQAEEANQAKSEFLANMSHELRTPLNGLLGYVDLLQRDLLATPGRNSISPTQALETISDCGRHLRLLIEDILDLSKIEARQLELQVTEFELLTLLRGVERLFRLRAQEQGIHFDCEFDPQLPTFVRGDEHRLRQVLFNLLSNAIKFTDWGRVALRVTLVDGPLSSSEGVREGGPTVPVYIDFRVADTGVGMTAKEIEQIFRPFLQVGQAQKRREGAGLGLAISQSLVEKMGGRLQVESQLGRGTVFWFAIPLAALRVGESSGVTGWPGVRRRTLVLEGEAPRVAVLDGDGLSCELLRDWLAELGCVLVSGEVPDLVFVGNREQGYHRGTEDTEEEEGGRGKRQEASGEEGAVGRLRAWREANPGLKWVVCSARAFEGDRLAAFEAGADGFLTKPISREALVGVLSELLDCRWRDEERLSGGRLLGSVPAEERLTEEQLEILRGLLLRGNLRQISLLVNEWRLENPALAPFAKMVVGYCEGFQVWRLRAILGVGNGE from the coding sequence ATGGCGCGATCTCTGTTTTCTGACTCCACTGGGCGATGGCCTCAGTCTTCGTTAAGGTCGTCGGGATGGGGAGGGTTTCCTCCCTCGGGACGACGGCGTTCGTCTCGGAATTTTTCGGGCCATCCCCCCCAGGATTATGGACCTGGGGTCTGTGATTGGTTACAGGGCTATTGGCGAGGGGTGCTGAGAACGGCACTACTGGTGGCTCTGTTGGTGGGGTTGGTTACGGCCCTGGGAGGGTTGGCGGCCCTGGAACGGGGGCTGCTCGATCGCTGGATGCGTTGGCGACCTCTGGAACGCCTGGATGAACGGGTGGTGATTGTGGAGGTGACGGAGGGCGATTTACGCCGTATCGGGGAGTTGCCTCTGTCGGATCAGTTGCTGGCTCAGGGGCTGGAACGGTTGATTCAGGGGCAACCTCGGGTGATTGGTCTGGATTTATATCGGGATATGCCCCAGGAACCGGGACACGATCGCCTACAGGAGATTTTGGAAACGACCCCTAATCTAATTGGCATTGAGAAAGCTCTGGAGGAACCGGTAGCCGCCCCCCAGACGTTGCAGACGGCAGGACGGGTGGCTCTAGCGGATGTGTTGGAAGACCGGGATGGGGTGGTCCGCCGCGCCTTGGTTTCGGTGATGCTGGAGGGGGAGCCACGGATGACCCTCAGCACTCATTTGGCCTTAATGTATCTGCGGGAGGAGGGGGTGACCTTAGACCCGTCCCCCAATTGTCGCAGTTGTTACACCTTAGGTCAGGCTCAGTTGCGGCCCCTGCCACACCAGATGGGGGCCTATTCTGAACCGACTCGGGGGGGCTATCAGCTCTTGCTCAATTACCGCCGAGGCAACCCGAGTTTCGATCGCATTGGCTTTACTGAGTTATTAGAAGGACAGGTATCGCCGGAGCGTTGGCGGGACCGGGTGGTCTTAATTGGCAGTACGGCGGTGAGTGGTAAGGACTTTTTTGGTACGCCCTATGGCTTAGGTCCGAGGGCCATGAGTGGGGTGGAGGTTCAGGCTCAGATGACCAGTCAACTGTTGGCGGCGGCCCTGGATGGACGGGCCCTGCTGCGGGTGTGGACTCTGGTGCAGGAACTGTTCTGGCTGAGTGGTTGGAGTCTGTTGGCCACGGCGAGCCTCTGGTGGCTGCTGGGCTGGGGCCGCCAGGGAGCCCTGGATAGCCTGGGCGTGGGGGGGGTCCGCTTGGGCGATCGGCTTCCCCTGCTGTTGCTGTTTACGCTCCATGTGGGGGTCTATTGGCTCCTGTTAGGGGGGTTGGGCTATTTGGCGTTTCGGGGAGGCTGGCTGATTCCCGTCATCTCCCCGGGAATGGCGACGCTGGGGGTAAGCATCTGGGTGAGCCATCACTATCGCTATTGGCAGTTGCAACGGAGTCATGCTCAATTGGAGGTGGTGAATCTGCGCTTATGGGAGTATTCCCAGGAGTTGGAACAGAAGGTGTGCGATCGCACTCAGGCGTTAGAGATTGCCAAACAGCAGGCGGAGGAAGCGAACCAAGCCAAGAGTGAGTTCTTAGCGAATATGAGCCATGAATTACGGACTCCTCTCAATGGACTGCTGGGCTATGTGGATTTATTGCAACGGGATTTGTTGGCGACCCCAGGGCGGAATAGTATTAGCCCCACCCAAGCATTGGAGACGATTTCCGACTGTGGCCGTCATTTGCGCCTGCTGATTGAGGATATTCTCGACTTATCGAAGATTGAGGCCCGTCAGTTAGAGTTGCAGGTGACGGAGTTTGAGTTATTGACCTTGTTGCGGGGGGTGGAACGGCTGTTTCGCTTACGCGCTCAGGAACAGGGGATTCATTTCGACTGTGAGTTTGACCCCCAACTGCCGACGTTTGTGCGGGGGGATGAGCATCGCTTACGACAGGTGTTGTTTAACTTATTAAGTAATGCCATTAAGTTTACGGATTGGGGACGGGTGGCGTTACGGGTGACGTTGGTGGACGGGCCGCTTTCCTCATCTGAGGGAGTGAGGGAAGGGGGGCCGACCGTGCCAGTTTATATTGATTTCCGGGTGGCGGATACGGGAGTGGGGATGACGGCGAAAGAGATTGAACAGATTTTCCGCCCCTTTCTTCAGGTGGGCCAGGCTCAAAAACGCCGTGAGGGAGCGGGTTTGGGATTGGCAATTTCTCAATCGTTGGTGGAGAAAATGGGAGGACGGTTACAGGTAGAGAGTCAGTTGGGTCGGGGGACAGTGTTCTGGTTTGCGATTCCTTTGGCAGCGTTGCGAGTTGGGGAATCGTCTGGGGTAACGGGTTGGCCGGGGGTACGGCGGCGGACTCTGGTATTAGAGGGAGAGGCGCCTCGGGTGGCGGTTCTGGATGGGGATGGGTTGAGTTGTGAGCTATTGCGGGACTGGTTGGCGGAGTTGGGCTGTGTGTTGGTGTCTGGGGAAGTGCCGGATTTGGTGTTTGTAGGGAATAGGGAACAGGGTTACCACAGAGGCACAGAGGACACAGAGGAAGAGGAGGGGGGAAGAGGCAAGAGGCAAGAGGCAAGCGGGGAAGAGGGGGCTGTGGGGCGGTTGCGGGCCTGGCGGGAGGCTAATCCGGGGTTGAAGTGGGTGGTTTGTTCGGCGAGGGCGTTTGAGGGCGATCGGTTGGCGGCGTTTGAGGCTGGGGCCGATGGGTTTTTGACGAAGCCAATTTCTCGGGAGGCGTTGGTGGGGGTGTTGTCGGAGTTGTTGGATTGTCGTTGGCGGGATGAGGAGCGGTTGTCTGGGGGGAGGCTGTTGGGGTCTGTTCCGGCTGAAGAGCGGCTGACGGAGGAGCAGTTGGAGATATTACGGGGGTTGTTGTTGCGGGGGAATTTACGACAAATTTCCTTGCTGGTGAATGAGTGGCGGTTAGAGAATCCGGCATTGGCTCCGTTTGCCAAGATGGTGGTGGGCTATTGTGAGGGGTTTCAGGTTTGGCGGTTGCGGGCGATTTTGGGGGTGGGGAATGGGGAGTAG
- a CDS encoding YggT family protein yields MESIVLLLAQTLVTFFNIYFALLIIRILLTWFPNVDWSMPPLAILSQLTDPYLNIFRNIIPPIGGIDFSAILAILLLQVVQSIVPSLLVSLV; encoded by the coding sequence ATGGAATCCATTGTTTTACTGCTTGCCCAAACCCTAGTCACCTTTTTCAACATCTACTTTGCCCTACTCATCATCCGCATTCTTCTCACCTGGTTTCCCAACGTAGACTGGAGTATGCCGCCCCTAGCCATTCTCAGCCAGCTCACCGACCCCTACTTAAACATCTTCCGCAACATCATCCCCCCCATCGGCGGCATCGACTTCTCAGCCATCCTCGCCATCTTACTCTTACAAGTCGTCCAATCCATCGTCCCCAGCCTTCTGGTTTCCCTAGTCTAA
- the upp gene encoding uracil phosphoribosyltransferase, with amino-acid sequence MTEKLKVYVPPHPLIQNWLTMAREASTPPVLFRTAMTELGRWLTYEAIRDWLPTQDVSVQSPLAPAQGRLIRSDIPLAIVPILRAGLALLPGMQDVLPAAAIYHLGMVRDETSLDPSCYLNKLPDQFPPDLHLMISEPMLATGGTLDQTLQLLTQRGLTPDRLRIISIIAAPPALQRLNDKYSGLVIYSATIDEGLDDRGFILPGLGDAGDRSFGT; translated from the coding sequence ATGACCGAAAAACTAAAAGTTTACGTCCCCCCCCATCCCCTAATCCAGAACTGGCTTACCATGGCTCGGGAAGCCTCCACCCCACCCGTCCTCTTCCGCACCGCCATGACCGAACTCGGGCGTTGGCTCACCTACGAAGCCATCCGCGACTGGCTCCCCACCCAAGACGTTAGCGTCCAAAGCCCCCTCGCCCCCGCCCAAGGTCGCCTCATCCGCTCCGACATCCCCCTCGCCATCGTCCCCATCCTCCGAGCCGGACTCGCCCTCCTCCCCGGAATGCAAGACGTCCTCCCCGCTGCCGCCATCTATCACCTGGGAATGGTCCGAGACGAAACCAGCCTCGACCCCAGTTGCTACCTCAACAAACTCCCTGACCAATTCCCCCCCGACCTCCATCTGATGATTAGCGAACCCATGCTCGCCACCGGTGGAACCCTCGACCAAACCCTGCAACTGCTCACCCAACGGGGCCTGACCCCCGATCGCCTCCGCATCATCTCCATCATCGCCGCACCCCCCGCCCTACAACGGCTCAACGATAAGTACTCCGGACTCGTCATCTACTCCGCCACTATCGACGAAGGCCTAGACGATCGCGGCTTCATCCTCCCCGGCCTCGGCGACGCTGGCGATCGCAGCTTCGGGACCTAA